The sequence below is a genomic window from Chryseobacterium foetidum.
TCCAGGGGAATAATTTTCCCTGAATACGGTGCTGCAAAAGTCACCTGCTTTTTGGTCTTATCAATGTTGGTAAATACGGTCATAAAAAGATTTTCACCGGTCAGCATTCTTTTTCCGGCAGAGAAAAGTTTTCCCATCAAACCTTTTTCGTTTCCGTCACCGAACATGGTTTCCATTTTTACACCTTCGGTCATCATCATAAAACTTCCGGGCTCTGCGATGACGCTCTCCTGAGGATCAAGCTCAATTTCCACACACTGCATTTCTTCGCCGTGAATTCTGTAGTCAATTTCGTGATTGTTCATGTTTGTTTTTATTTTATTTAGTTAAGTTTTTCTCTCTTTTATTTAAAAAATGCCCTAATTTTAGATATTCAAATTAAAAATTGCCCGATGATACAACTTCCTTTATCTAAACTTTCCAATGTGGGAACCACCATTTTCAGCCAGATGACACAGCTTGCCAATGAAAATGAAGCCATCAATCTTTCTCAGGGTTTCCCAGATTTTCCTGCAGATCCCGAATTACTGAATCTCGTAGATCACTACCTCAAAAAAGGATTTAATCAGTATGCACCGATGGGTGGAATGTTACCGTTAAAAGAAGAAATTGCTAAAAAAATAGAAAAATCCCATCAGGCGATCTATCATCCGGATACCGAGATTACGGTTACTGCGGGAGGAACTCAGGCGATTTTCACAGCCATTGCAACTTTGGTAAAAGATGGAGACGAAGTGATTATTTTTGAACCTGCCTACGATTGTTACGAGCCCACAGTAGAGCTTTTCGGAGGAATTGTAAAAAGATTTAAAATGACCCCTCCCGATTATGCCATCGACTGGAATGAGGTTAAAAAATTGGTTTCAGACAAGACGAAATTAATTATTCTTAACAATCCGAATAATCCGGCAGGTAAAATTTTAAATGAAGACGATCTTCAGGAACTGATTTCTATCGTAAAAGGAACTTCGATTTTTATTCTGAGCGATGAAGTCTACGAAAATATTGTGTTTGATGGAAAGGAACACCTCAGCGTCTGTAAATATCCCGAACTGAAAGAACGAAGTTTTTTGATTGCCTCCTTCGGAAAACTTTTCCACGTCACAGGCTGGAAAATCGGATATTGTGCTGCTCCTAAAAATCTGACTGACGAGTTCAGAAAAGTGCATCAATTCAATGTTTTTTCTGTTAACACTCCTATTCAATTAGCCTTTGCTGATTATATGAAAAATGAAGAGAATTATTTAAATCTCAATCAGTTTTTCCAACAAAAAAGAGATTTGATCAGAAACGGACTTTCAGGAACATCGTTTGAACTTCTTGATTGTGAAGGAACGTATTTTCAGGCTGTGAAATACGATAAAATTTCAGATAAAAAGGATCTTGATTTTGCACATGAACTTACTGTAAATCATAAAGTTGCCACAGTTCCCTTTTCGTCATTTTATAAAGATAAACTGAATGAAAATGTTATCAGACTCTGTTTTGCCAAAAAAGATGAAACTTTGGAAAAGGCTTTGGAGAATCTGGCTAAACTTTAAAATAGAAATCCCGCAGATTAAAAAGATTTTACAGATAAAAATCTGCACAATTTGTTTAATCTGCGGGAAAATTTAAATCTTTGATCTAAAAAAACATTCCTCCCGAAACTTCAATTCTCTGAGCCGTGATCCATCTGGCTTCTTCAGTACAGAGAAAAGCAACTACTCCACCAATGTCATCCGGCAATCCGGCTCTTCCCAGGGCAGTATTTGAGGAAACCATTTGATTAATATTTTCGTCATCGCGTGTTCTTCCGCCGCCGAAATCCGTTTCGATGGCACCTGGAGCCACTGCATTAACTTTGATTTTTCTTGCTCCCAGTTCCTTCGCCATATATTTGCTCAACTGGTCAACAGCTGCTTTCATGGAACCATAAACCGAAGAACCCGGCATTGCGAATCTCGCCAAACCCGATGATAGATTTACGATTCCTCCACCATCATTGATGAACGGTAAAAATTTTTGAGTCAAAAAGAAAACTCCTTTAAAATGAATGTCTACCATATCATCCAACTGTTCTTCTGTAACATCAGCAATCGGCTGGTACAAAGCAGTTCCGGCATTATTGATTAAGAAATCGATATTTCGGCTTCCTGTATTTTCTTCAAGATGGTCGCCTACATTTTTGATGAATTCGTCAAATGATTTTACGTCTTTCGTATTCAGTTGATATGCAATTGCTTTTCTACCTAAATTTTGAATTTCAGCAACGGTTTTGTCAGCTTCTTCTTTATTTGAATTGTAGGTAATAATTACATCCAGACCTTTTTCTGCAATCTTCAGGGCTGAATTTTTTCCTAATCCACGGCTTCCGCCTGTTACCAGAGCAATTTTTGTTCTTGTTTCCATTTTTTATTGATTGTTTTTGATGTTACAAAGTTGAGACAATTTCAAGCCAAAGACTTTGTCCTAATCAAACCAAAATTTGCAAAATTCAAATCAAAGTCTGAATTCCAACGGAGCGAGAGATGTTTTCTTTTTAAAAAAGTTTGAGAAATGAGCGATTTCTTCAAAACCTAAAGCGTAAGCGATTTCAGAGATGCTCCAATGGGTTTGTTTTAAAAGGATTTTAGCTTCTTGAATGACTCTTTCAGCAATAATTTCGGTGGTGGTTTTGCCGGTGCTTTCTTTTAATTTTTTATTTAGATAATTCACATGCACCGCCAATCTGTCGGCAAAATCCTTAGCAGATTTCAGCTGTAGTCTTTGCTCTGAAGTCTCAATGGGGAACTGTCTTTCGAGAAGTTCTATAAATAACGAAACTACTC
It includes:
- a CDS encoding methionine aminotransferase; its protein translation is MIQLPLSKLSNVGTTIFSQMTQLANENEAINLSQGFPDFPADPELLNLVDHYLKKGFNQYAPMGGMLPLKEEIAKKIEKSHQAIYHPDTEITVTAGGTQAIFTAIATLVKDGDEVIIFEPAYDCYEPTVELFGGIVKRFKMTPPDYAIDWNEVKKLVSDKTKLIILNNPNNPAGKILNEDDLQELISIVKGTSIFILSDEVYENIVFDGKEHLSVCKYPELKERSFLIASFGKLFHVTGWKIGYCAAPKNLTDEFRKVHQFNVFSVNTPIQLAFADYMKNEENYLNLNQFFQQKRDLIRNGLSGTSFELLDCEGTYFQAVKYDKISDKKDLDFAHELTVNHKVATVPFSSFYKDKLNENVIRLCFAKKDETLEKALENLAKL
- a CDS encoding SDR family NAD(P)-dependent oxidoreductase, translated to METRTKIALVTGGSRGLGKNSALKIAEKGLDVIITYNSNKEEADKTVAEIQNLGRKAIAYQLNTKDVKSFDEFIKNVGDHLEENTGSRNIDFLINNAGTALYQPIADVTEEQLDDMVDIHFKGVFFLTQKFLPFINDGGGIVNLSSGLARFAMPGSSVYGSMKAAVDQLSKYMAKELGARKIKVNAVAPGAIETDFGGGRTRDDENINQMVSSNTALGRAGLPDDIGGVVAFLCTEEARWITAQRIEVSGGMFF